A DNA window from Proteiniborus ethanoligenes contains the following coding sequences:
- a CDS encoding FeoA family protein, translating to MKINRENKTLTQMTDLKKDEEGIIAELNTDNPNILRKLMAMGIMPGMNLKMIQTFPSYVFQVGYTQVAVDKEIASVIIIDKQMMK from the coding sequence ATGAAGATAAATAGGGAAAATAAAACTCTAACTCAAATGACAGACTTAAAAAAAGACGAGGAAGGAATTATAGCAGAGCTTAATACTGATAACCCAAATATATTAAGAAAACTCATGGCAATGGGTATAATGCCTGGTATGAATCTAAAAATGATTCAAACCTTTCCGTCCTATGTATTTCAAGTTGGATATACTCAGGTGGCTGTAGATAAGGAAATAGCCTCTGTAATAATAATAGACAAACAAATGATGAAATAA